One stretch of Caldinitratiruptor microaerophilus DNA includes these proteins:
- a CDS encoding DUF4338 domain-containing protein: protein MSMSKAPIIGPRVFAPTLTEEHTERLQRTVMEFIASNNPEIVRSEIARVRLDIRELESRGTTELELLPTRKYLAALLLVRDLTAQGWEFTLKEGQLEVAPPVSHTDKSDAAKAKHAVRRSYQFARELQLNEPATSEFIRAMERRGVLKLLANGAELARRLGDVLAIPIQERPATLVERQIIRPSLQLVEAAARDDVTGLRLQDIWRYFRHYWSIPYQSQPGRNMFYLVRDLATPNKAIIGIAALGNAPMQLTPRDKRLLWSVEELRQFILRQEQAAKEAAKFNPAKGVQIRQDLENRLIRLAMAMERVITQAIDGIRLDGLLDDAKEVAALDDPTDEIINKLRAIAEQSANQRRLDLKQGNHEEITLLKQAFQDATEGRLEKVDWRRLSDTQLYRYKRARTLADALFARKLFRQTSLLQNPSSAIRQLLQNESGRRAIALAIAAMKRERVGTNMMELTVCGAIPPYTYLLGGKLVSMLMLSPEVWADYRDRYSGQVSYIASAMKGEPVVRPADLAFIGTTSLYAVGSSQYNRLRIPVRYVGGTGDALLTLEQLGYTNSYGTVHFSTEAAEALYRVDQAAKGMRNVNHIFGEGHSPKLRKLRAGLDALGLNSDLFLQHADQRIIYGAFLASNSEAVLRCEEDHLNYLLPMDQPKERTRQIANYWLQRWLASRISHEKGQEVLSKVASFRPEQFALSQELVAEPNQRTFLAELETEAKALASQQEPSGRPQGSEFVRHLYRSIGSYSDHLTEDERNWIHVPFDTIDNCVLEACGRNKHIIVTGNPGDGKTHLIERLRPSLEAEGAIVITDANAVPDEEILRQWKLARSEGRPFCLAINEFPLYKLLGVAPDFPPLREAWRQVKEALYYFDDERPAPPQENVQVIDLNHRNLLAPAVVKAVIARLTNDRFYQGLSHLDPMLKNRQRLMELRVQERLCDLLEALGRQGLHVTMRQLVGFVAYLLTGGQDRLTRERSQGNCDLHYYNLAFSGDGPLFEALRSFFDPAVVTHPRLDEALWTGQTRSEDWLQNGSPPIPQSAPSDHQETLFRSLKRRFYFEHVNGDSLLKMMPQDFVRFHRLLTQGDTNVAGLLRSIVLALNRFFVPNWDEHKDDILYLWTSHRYDAKAPDVFVATSYVSLDRLQIAIPKPAPWLQAWMGEGLPFLPQHFIVASKERDSLGKRATLLVDVELYLTLQDATRGFIEPTWNRSSTRRITRFIDDLRRVVSTSEPIHTVTAQSIKHGLSTVFKVQRSSHSSYQF, encoded by the coding sequence ATGTCGATGAGTAAGGCTCCCATTATTGGTCCTAGAGTATTCGCGCCTACGCTTACGGAAGAACACACGGAACGCCTACAGCGCACGGTGATGGAATTTATCGCCAGTAACAACCCAGAGATCGTTCGCTCCGAGATCGCCCGCGTGCGACTTGATATACGGGAACTGGAGAGTCGCGGAACAACCGAGTTGGAGTTGTTGCCTACGCGTAAATACTTAGCCGCTTTGCTGCTGGTGCGCGACCTAACGGCGCAGGGCTGGGAGTTTACGTTGAAGGAAGGGCAACTCGAGGTCGCACCTCCTGTCTCACATACCGACAAGAGCGATGCGGCCAAAGCGAAACATGCAGTTCGACGGTCTTATCAATTCGCTCGCGAACTGCAACTCAATGAACCCGCGACATCGGAGTTTATCCGCGCTATGGAACGCCGGGGGGTACTAAAACTTCTTGCCAACGGGGCAGAGTTGGCACGCCGGTTGGGGGACGTTCTGGCGATCCCGATCCAGGAGCGGCCTGCAACTTTGGTCGAGCGGCAAATCATCCGCCCGTCTCTGCAATTGGTTGAGGCAGCAGCCCGCGATGACGTTACCGGACTCCGCTTACAGGACATCTGGCGCTATTTCCGCCACTACTGGTCGATTCCGTACCAGAGCCAGCCAGGGAGAAACATGTTTTACCTCGTTCGTGATCTAGCTACTCCCAACAAAGCGATTATCGGTATAGCCGCCCTCGGGAACGCCCCCATGCAACTCACACCCCGCGACAAGAGGCTGCTATGGAGCGTAGAGGAACTGAGACAGTTCATACTCAGGCAGGAGCAAGCAGCGAAAGAGGCTGCGAAGTTCAACCCAGCCAAGGGGGTGCAGATCAGGCAAGACTTGGAAAACCGCCTGATTCGCTTAGCGATGGCGATGGAGCGAGTAATCACTCAGGCCATTGATGGCATCCGACTCGACGGATTATTGGACGATGCTAAAGAGGTTGCTGCGCTTGATGATCCTACCGACGAGATAATCAATAAGTTACGCGCCATCGCTGAACAGAGTGCGAACCAACGGCGGCTTGACCTAAAGCAAGGCAATCACGAAGAAATCACTCTTTTAAAGCAGGCCTTCCAGGATGCGACCGAAGGACGTCTCGAGAAAGTCGACTGGCGCCGGCTAAGCGATACCCAGCTGTACCGCTATAAAAGAGCAAGGACTCTTGCTGATGCCTTATTTGCCCGCAAGTTGTTTCGTCAGACCAGTCTGTTGCAAAATCCTTCATCGGCCATACGTCAACTACTACAAAACGAGTCAGGGCGGCGGGCCATTGCCCTAGCGATAGCGGCGATGAAGAGGGAACGGGTCGGCACTAATATGATGGAATTGACGGTGTGTGGGGCAATCCCACCGTATACTTACCTGCTTGGAGGCAAGTTGGTCAGCATGTTAATGCTCTCCCCAGAAGTCTGGGCCGACTACCGCGATCGTTATTCCGGGCAAGTCAGTTACATCGCCTCAGCCATGAAAGGTGAACCCGTGGTGCGACCCGCTGATCTGGCCTTCATCGGTACCACCAGCCTTTATGCCGTAGGCTCCAGCCAATATAACCGTCTGAGAATCCCAGTTCGGTATGTCGGCGGAACCGGAGACGCTCTATTGACCTTAGAGCAGTTGGGCTATACGAACAGTTACGGAACGGTCCACTTCTCAACGGAGGCGGCAGAAGCCTTGTACCGAGTGGACCAAGCGGCTAAAGGGATGAGAAATGTAAACCACATCTTTGGTGAAGGCCATAGTCCTAAGTTACGCAAACTACGTGCGGGCCTCGACGCGCTGGGTCTTAATTCTGACCTCTTCCTACAGCATGCTGACCAACGAATCATCTATGGTGCGTTCTTGGCTAGTAATAGCGAGGCCGTCCTACGGTGTGAAGAAGATCACTTGAATTACCTCCTGCCGATGGACCAACCGAAGGAGCGAACTCGTCAAATAGCTAACTATTGGCTACAGCGTTGGCTCGCAAGTCGCATTTCCCACGAAAAGGGCCAGGAGGTGCTTTCGAAAGTTGCTTCCTTCCGGCCGGAGCAGTTTGCCTTGAGTCAAGAACTAGTGGCAGAGCCCAATCAACGCACTTTCTTGGCAGAACTTGAGACTGAGGCGAAGGCACTGGCGAGCCAGCAGGAACCGTCAGGGCGGCCTCAAGGAAGCGAATTTGTCCGCCACCTGTACCGTAGCATCGGCAGTTACTCTGATCACCTAACTGAAGATGAGCGGAACTGGATCCATGTACCCTTTGATACCATCGACAACTGCGTGCTTGAGGCCTGCGGTCGGAATAAGCACATCATCGTGACGGGTAACCCAGGAGACGGGAAAACCCACTTAATCGAACGGTTGCGGCCATCGCTGGAAGCCGAAGGCGCCATCGTGATTACCGACGCTAACGCAGTGCCCGATGAGGAGATCCTTAGGCAGTGGAAACTCGCACGTTCAGAAGGGCGACCGTTCTGTCTGGCGATTAACGAATTTCCACTGTACAAACTCCTCGGGGTAGCCCCCGACTTCCCTCCACTGAGAGAGGCGTGGCGGCAGGTCAAAGAGGCGTTATATTACTTTGACGATGAACGTCCTGCGCCCCCCCAGGAGAACGTTCAGGTTATCGATCTGAATCACCGCAACCTCCTGGCGCCAGCAGTGGTAAAGGCAGTCATCGCCCGGTTGACTAATGACCGTTTCTATCAGGGCCTTTCACACTTGGACCCGATGCTGAAGAACCGGCAGCGCCTCATGGAACTACGGGTACAGGAGCGGCTTTGTGACCTCCTCGAGGCCCTTGGTCGACAGGGACTGCATGTGACGATGCGGCAACTAGTGGGTTTCGTCGCCTATCTGCTCACCGGTGGACAGGATCGCCTGACCCGTGAGCGCTCCCAAGGTAACTGTGATCTTCATTACTACAACTTGGCCTTCTCAGGGGATGGGCCTTTGTTTGAAGCCCTCCGATCGTTCTTTGACCCCGCAGTAGTGACCCACCCTCGGCTCGACGAAGCTCTCTGGACAGGGCAGACTAGGTCCGAGGATTGGTTGCAAAACGGAAGCCCACCGATTCCACAGAGTGCTCCCTCCGACCACCAGGAAACCCTTTTTCGATCACTCAAACGGCGGTTTTACTTCGAACATGTAAACGGCGACTCGCTGCTTAAGATGATGCCCCAGGATTTCGTGCGGTTTCACAGACTCTTGACCCAGGGCGACACCAACGTGGCCGGCCTGCTCCGTAGCATCGTCCTGGCGCTCAATCGGTTCTTCGTCCCGAATTGGGACGAGCATAAGGATGATATTCTCTACCTCTGGACCAGTCACCGCTACGATGCCAAGGCGCCAGACGTTTTCGTTGCTACCAGTTACGTTTCCCTCGATCGCCTACAAATCGCTATTCCCAAGCCGGCTCCCTGGTTGCAGGCATGGATGGGAGAAGGCCTTCCATTCTTACCCCAGCACTTTATAGTAGCGTCCAAGGAGCGAGATAGCCTCGGAAAGCGCGCCACGCTTTTGGTGGATGTGGAACTTTACCTGACCCTCCAGGATGCCACCCGGGGGTTTATCGAGCCAACTTGGAACCGTTCATCCACCAGGCGGATCACTCGATTTATCGACGACCTACGCCGTGTCGTGTCCACGAGTGAGCCAATCCACACTGTTACGGCTCAGAGCATAAAACACGGCCTCAGTACAGTCTTTAAGGTCCAGCGGTCCTCACACTCCTCGTATCAGTTCTAG
- a CDS encoding thiamine pyrophosphate-binding protein: MTTVARWIGRRLREAGIRHAFGLPGGEVVELIEGLRQEGVEFIVTRHEAAAAFMANAYGQATGRPGVCIATLGPGATNLVTGVAHAYLDRAPVIAITAQLPDAKYTIATHQALDLMALYRPITKWQARIDPGNVKAVVERALRVATQERPGPVYLMLPSSHAAAEVDDRPYPAPEVPARGGSAATVAPEAIRAAAERIERAHRPVLLVGLSAARAGASGQVVALAERLGAPVIVGPKAKGTFPEDHPLFTGTIEMLGTDVLFDLIASSDRVIAAGFDPVELDRDWTFDAPVLNVDTVPADPYYPVDFDLTGPLVPTLAALAEAVRPGARWALEEVAEVRRRLRARIDVEVPGLSPQQAIRALQAAFPRDTLIAVDVGAHKMATGQVWQSTVPGTFYMSNGLSSMGYAFPAALALKLVHPERKVVAVAGDGAFAMSMAELETAVRVGLGVTAVVLVDGALSLIEMAQERRGYPSTGTRFGNPDFAAVARAFGVEARTVRTPEEAEVAFAEAARADGPFLVAVHVNPAGYRLK, encoded by the coding sequence ATGACAACCGTCGCACGCTGGATCGGTCGCCGGCTCAGGGAAGCTGGCATCCGGCACGCGTTCGGGCTACCGGGCGGCGAGGTGGTCGAGCTCATCGAGGGGCTCCGGCAGGAGGGCGTGGAGTTCATCGTCACCCGCCACGAGGCGGCGGCGGCATTCATGGCCAACGCCTACGGTCAGGCGACGGGCCGGCCGGGCGTCTGCATCGCCACCCTCGGGCCCGGGGCGACGAACCTCGTGACCGGGGTGGCGCACGCGTACCTGGACCGGGCCCCGGTCATCGCCATCACGGCGCAGCTCCCGGACGCCAAGTACACCATCGCCACCCACCAGGCCCTGGACCTGATGGCGCTCTACCGGCCGATCACGAAGTGGCAGGCCCGGATCGACCCCGGGAACGTGAAGGCCGTGGTCGAGCGGGCGCTCCGGGTGGCGACGCAGGAGCGCCCCGGCCCGGTCTACCTCATGCTGCCGTCGAGCCACGCCGCGGCGGAGGTTGACGACCGCCCCTACCCGGCGCCCGAGGTGCCGGCGCGGGGCGGATCGGCTGCTACGGTCGCCCCGGAGGCGATCCGGGCGGCGGCGGAGCGCATCGAGCGCGCCCACCGGCCGGTTCTCCTCGTGGGCCTGAGCGCGGCCCGGGCCGGCGCCTCCGGCCAGGTGGTGGCCCTCGCGGAGCGCCTCGGGGCGCCGGTCATCGTCGGGCCGAAGGCGAAGGGCACCTTCCCGGAGGACCACCCGCTCTTCACCGGCACGATCGAGATGCTGGGCACGGACGTCCTCTTCGACCTGATCGCCTCGAGCGACCGGGTGATCGCCGCCGGCTTCGACCCGGTGGAGCTCGACAGGGACTGGACGTTCGACGCGCCGGTGCTGAACGTCGACACCGTCCCGGCCGACCCCTACTACCCGGTCGACTTCGACCTCACCGGGCCCCTCGTCCCGACCCTGGCCGCGCTGGCGGAGGCGGTGCGGCCCGGGGCACGGTGGGCGCTGGAGGAGGTCGCGGAGGTGCGGCGGCGTCTCCGGGCGCGCATCGACGTGGAGGTGCCCGGCCTCAGCCCCCAGCAGGCGATCCGGGCCCTGCAGGCGGCCTTCCCCCGGGACACGCTCATCGCCGTGGACGTGGGCGCGCACAAGATGGCCACGGGTCAGGTGTGGCAGAGCACGGTGCCCGGGACGTTCTACATGTCGAACGGGCTCTCGTCGATGGGCTACGCCTTCCCGGCGGCGCTGGCGCTGAAGCTCGTGCACCCGGAGCGGAAGGTGGTGGCGGTGGCGGGCGACGGCGCCTTCGCCATGAGCATGGCCGAGCTGGAGACGGCGGTGCGGGTGGGGCTGGGGGTGACCGCGGTCGTCCTGGTGGACGGTGCCCTGAGCCTCATCGAGATGGCCCAGGAGCGCCGGGGCTACCCGAGCACGGGGACGCGGTTCGGCAACCCCGACTTCGCCGCGGTGGCCCGGGCGTTCGGGGTCGAGGCGAGGACGGTCCGCACGCCGGAGGAGGCGGAGGTGGCCTTCGCCGAGGCCGCCCGGGCGGACGGGCCCTTCCTCGTCGCGGTGCACGTGAACCCGGCGGGGTACCGGCTGAAGTGA
- a CDS encoding PaaI family thioesterase: protein MGGHELLHLGEKVLAAQPFSRLVGARLVQFQPGEAVLEIPVRQELLQQNGFVHGGVLSYAADNALTFAGGTVLGPNVLTSEYKINYLRPAVGEKLIGRATVVHAGKRQAVCRCDVFVAKGSAEEVLCATAQGTIVMTSPESETAGATRPG, encoded by the coding sequence ATGGGCGGACATGAGCTGCTCCACCTCGGTGAAAAGGTCCTTGCCGCACAACCATTCAGCAGACTCGTTGGAGCGAGACTCGTGCAGTTTCAGCCGGGGGAGGCAGTACTGGAGATCCCGGTGCGCCAGGAGTTGCTGCAACAGAACGGGTTCGTCCACGGCGGCGTTCTCAGCTACGCGGCCGACAACGCGCTGACGTTCGCTGGCGGCACCGTTCTCGGGCCAAACGTCCTGACGTCCGAGTACAAGATAAACTATTTGCGACCCGCTGTCGGGGAAAAGTTAATCGGGCGGGCCACCGTCGTTCACGCCGGTAAACGTCAGGCCGTGTGTCGCTGCGATGTCTTCGTTGCCAAGGGCAGTGCAGAAGAGGTGCTTTGCGCCACCGCTCAGGGCACCATCGTGATGACGTCACCGGAGTCAGAGACCGCTGGCGCTACCCGGCCTGGATAG
- a CDS encoding AbrB/MazE/SpoVT family DNA-binding domain-containing protein, whose translation MPTYRAKLTRKGQVTVPREVRRALGVGAGDEITFQVDPDGVWVTPVRERSRFREFEGRWREPGGEPPEAVDSWLRRLRGHESE comes from the coding sequence ATGCCCACCTATCGTGCGAAACTTACCCGAAAAGGACAGGTCACCGTGCCGCGTGAGGTACGCCGGGCGCTTGGCGTGGGGGCGGGGGATGAGATCACGTTTCAGGTCGATCCCGATGGCGTGTGGGTGACGCCAGTACGGGAGCGTAGCCGCTTTCGCGAGTTCGAGGGGCGTTGGCGCGAGCCAGGGGGAGAGCCTCCTGAGGCGGTGGACAGCTGGCTGCGCCGGCTGCGGGGGCACGAGAGCGAATGA
- a CDS encoding rhomboid family intramembrane serine protease, with translation MLPLFDTVPHRSPPLTTWGLILANGLVFLLEAALPADLRELLIHWLGLVPARYAGLASPGGGGIAPDGGWPFLTSLFLHGGWVHLLSNMWALYLFGDNVEDRMGHLRFLAFYLLSGVAAGVTHVVTNWGSAVPAIGASGAVAGVMGAYMALFPGARIITLVPVFLLPWFVEVPAAVYLGGWFASQFVSGAFALLGPGQWGGVAWWAHVGGFLAGLLLYRLFLKPRRYYRAFFPDEYRPW, from the coding sequence TTGCTACCGCTCTTCGACACGGTGCCCCACCGCTCGCCCCCGCTCACGACGTGGGGACTCATCCTGGCGAACGGCCTCGTGTTTCTCCTCGAAGCCGCCCTGCCTGCGGACCTGCGAGAGCTCCTGATCCACTGGCTCGGGCTGGTGCCGGCCCGGTACGCCGGCCTGGCGTCGCCGGGCGGGGGCGGCATCGCCCCGGACGGCGGGTGGCCGTTTCTCACGTCGCTGTTCCTCCACGGCGGCTGGGTGCACCTTCTGAGCAACATGTGGGCGCTCTACCTCTTCGGCGACAACGTGGAGGACCGCATGGGGCACCTCCGCTTCCTCGCCTTCTACCTCCTGAGTGGGGTGGCGGCCGGCGTGACCCACGTCGTGACCAACTGGGGGTCCGCGGTGCCGGCCATCGGCGCCTCCGGTGCCGTTGCGGGCGTGATGGGGGCCTACATGGCCCTCTTCCCCGGGGCCCGGATCATCACGCTGGTGCCCGTGTTCCTGCTGCCCTGGTTCGTGGAGGTGCCGGCAGCCGTCTACCTGGGGGGCTGGTTCGCCTCCCAGTTCGTCAGCGGCGCGTTCGCCCTGCTCGGCCCCGGCCAGTGGGGTGGGGTGGCCTGGTGGGCGCACGTCGGGGGCTTCCTGGCGGGGCTCCTCCTGTACCGCCTGTTCCTGAAGCCGCGGCGGTACTACCGCGCGTTCTTCCCGGACGAATACCGCCCGTGGTGA
- a CDS encoding SDH family Clp fold serine proteinase produces MLGEILWLFLLASALQPVLRQRLLEAARQRLIARIEAERGSRVIVLVHREERMSLLGFPVYRYIDIQDSEAVIRAIHMTDPDVPLDIILHTPGGLVLAALQIARAIRKHRARVTAFVPHHAMSGGTLIALAADEIVMDEHAVLGPVDPQLGEYPAASLVRVVETKPPAELDDRTLILADVAQKAIAQVRRHVEELLQGRYEPEAAREIARILSEGTWTHDHPITFEEAQALGLHVRSGVPQEIYQLMALYPQPVRQTVSVEYLPVPRRGQRTR; encoded by the coding sequence GTGCTCGGCGAAATCCTCTGGCTCTTCCTGTTGGCCTCCGCCCTGCAGCCGGTGCTCCGCCAGCGCCTGCTGGAGGCGGCGCGGCAGCGGCTGATCGCCCGGATCGAGGCCGAGCGGGGCTCGCGGGTGATCGTGCTGGTCCACCGGGAGGAGCGGATGAGCCTGCTGGGCTTCCCGGTGTACCGCTACATCGACATCCAGGACTCGGAGGCGGTGATCCGGGCCATCCACATGACGGACCCGGACGTGCCCCTGGACATCATCCTGCACACGCCGGGCGGCCTCGTGCTGGCGGCGCTCCAGATCGCCCGGGCCATCCGGAAGCACCGGGCCCGGGTGACGGCCTTCGTGCCGCACCACGCGATGTCCGGCGGCACCCTGATCGCCCTGGCCGCCGACGAGATCGTCATGGACGAGCACGCCGTCCTCGGCCCCGTGGACCCCCAGCTCGGGGAGTACCCGGCCGCCTCGCTCGTGCGGGTCGTCGAGACCAAGCCGCCCGCCGAGCTCGACGACCGGACCCTGATCCTGGCCGACGTGGCGCAGAAGGCCATCGCCCAGGTGCGCCGCCACGTGGAGGAGTTGCTGCAGGGCCGGTACGAGCCGGAGGCCGCGCGGGAGATCGCCCGCATCCTCTCCGAGGGCACGTGGACGCACGACCACCCCATCACCTTCGAGGAGGCGCAGGCGCTGGGCCTGCACGTGCGCAGCGGCGTGCCCCAGGAGATCTACCAGCTCATGGCCCTGTACCCGCAGCCGGTACGGCAGACCGTGTCCGTGGAGTACCTGCCGGTGCCCCGCCGCGGCCAGCGCACGCGGTGA
- a CDS encoding aspartate/glutamate racemase family protein gives MRVRGGRNVYGVPIGILMLDTRFPRVPGDIGNAETFPFPVLYRRVPGAWVPRVVQEGDPALLQPFIEAARELERDGVAAITTGCGFLAKFQRQIAAALRVPFFSSSLMQIPLVAAMLPPDRKIGVLTIDARSLTREHLEGAGVSPAIPLVIRGLETEEEFSRVILGDEPVLDVEKARAEHVRVARRMVEEEPAIGAIVLECTNMPPYARDIQAATGLPVFDIQTLIRFVHAAVAQAGYPPPPAGMRMPEA, from the coding sequence GTGCGGGTGCGGGGCGGTCGGAACGTGTACGGGGTCCCGATCGGCATCCTCATGCTCGACACCCGGTTCCCCCGCGTCCCCGGCGACATCGGGAACGCGGAGACGTTCCCCTTCCCCGTCCTCTACCGGCGTGTGCCGGGCGCGTGGGTCCCCCGGGTCGTGCAGGAGGGGGACCCGGCGCTTCTGCAGCCCTTCATCGAGGCCGCCCGGGAGCTCGAGCGGGACGGGGTGGCGGCGATCACCACGGGCTGCGGCTTCCTGGCGAAGTTCCAGCGGCAGATCGCGGCGGCCCTCCGCGTGCCCTTCTTCTCCTCCAGCCTCATGCAGATCCCGCTGGTGGCAGCCATGCTGCCCCCCGACCGGAAGATCGGCGTGCTGACGATCGACGCTCGGTCCCTGACCCGGGAGCACCTCGAGGGAGCCGGGGTGTCGCCGGCGATCCCCCTGGTGATCCGGGGCCTGGAGACGGAAGAGGAGTTCTCCCGGGTGATCCTGGGGGACGAGCCCGTCCTGGACGTGGAGAAGGCCCGGGCGGAGCACGTCCGGGTGGCCCGGCGGATGGTGGAGGAGGAGCCGGCGATCGGCGCCATCGTGCTGGAGTGCACGAACATGCCGCCGTACGCCCGCGACATCCAGGCGGCGACGGGGCTGCCGGTGTTCGACATCCAGACGCTGATCCGCTTCGTCCACGCGGCGGTGGCGCAGGCGGGGTACCCTCCGCCACCGGCCGGGATGCGGATGCCGGAGGCGTAG